The region TACGACGAGGCCACACAAACGTGGTCCGCTCACATAGGCGCGCTCAACCTGGCGGACTCGGCGTTCTGCAGACCTTGTTCGATGCCGCCCGCACCTACGGAACCGAGGTGCGCCTTGCACCGGTGCCCGTGCCGGAGTGGTGGAGGGGCTCCGTCTTCACCAGCGACTCCGAGATCGCTGCCCTGCTCCGGGCTCAGGCCGATGCAGGGCGGCCGCTGGGGCACCTTCCGCTCGCCTGACCATCTGGCCCCGTACAGCCGGGATCTGAGCCTGCCGCTTGCTCTGCACGCCAGTCGCTAGAGCGGCCGGGTAGATGACAGGGTTCCCGTACCGGGTGCGGGCCCGGTCGGCGACGGCTTCGATCGCCAGCGGCTTCTCATCGCCGCTGTCCAGCGTGAGTTGCCGGGTCGCCCTGCCGTCAGGACACAGGGATCAGCGCGCAACGCGATGCTGCGGACCCGGGCCCGCTGCAGACCTAGGGATTCGTAGACCGCGTAGGCGGTGCGGGCCAGGAGCACGGTGTGCTGGGTGGCTTCGGGCAGGGTGCGGCTACGGCGCGTGCCGGTGTGGTCGGCGTAGCGGATCGTGCAGGTCAGGCCTGCCGCGATCTGACCAGACGCGCGGAGCTGTGTGCCGAGGTCGTCGGCGAGGGCGAGCAGGGCGCCCCGGTGCTGGGCCGGGTCGAGTTCGTCGCGGGTGAAGCGGTGCTCGGTGCTGATGCTCGCCGCTGTGGGGGCCTGGTCGACGATGGTGGCGTCGTGGCCGAGGGCGCGTTCGTGGAGGGTACGGCCGGCACGGGCCCCGAGCAGCCGCTGCAGCGTGGCCGGCGGCAGGTCGGCGACGTCCCCGACTCTATGCACGCCGTAGGAGGCCAGCGTCGCGGCCACCTTGCTGCCCACGCCGGGCAGTTCCTGGACCGGGCGCGGCCGCAGGAACACGGCGACGGCGTCGGGGGAGTGGTCGATGACGGTGCGCCGGCCGGGCGGGGTGAGGTTGCAGGCCATCGCGGCGAGCATCCGGTTGGGACCGACGGCCGCAGCGCTGTGCAGACCCAGGAGCGCGAGCGCGCGCATCTGAATCAGTTCGGTCAGGCCCCGTGCGTCGCGCTTCCAGTACGGCAGGGCGCCAGTGACGTCCAAGACCGCCGTGTCCGCCTCGATGATCTGCACACGCGGTGTGATGTTCTCCAGCAGCGAGCGCACACCCTCAAGAAGCCCAGCGCCGCCATCCGTCGGGAGGACGAAGCGGAGATGCAGGACGGTCCGGTGGCCGTGGCCGCTCACGGCGATCACCCTGCACTTCCGGGGCTGCGGTGGCCGAGGCGGCGCAGGTCGGCCGAGCGGGTCCCGGCAGGCTGGAGGTCCGCGTACGGATGCAGGCGAGCCCCCGCGGTGCCGTCCTGAAGGGTGCGCTGCGGCGCGGCGGTTCCCGCCGGGGTGGGGGAGGGGTTGGTGCGGCCGAGGAGGTCGAGTGCGGCCTGCGGGCCGTGGTCGCGGCGGGCCGCGGCGACCTCTTCGAGGTTCCAGGCCATCTCACCGACCACGGTGCGACGCGGGCCGCGGGCCTCGACGGTGCCCCGCACCAGCAGCAGCCCGGAATGGAAAACGGTGTGGGCGACCTGTTCGTGGGAGTCCTCGAAGAACGCCAGGTCGATCAGGCCCGCACCGTCCTCGAGCGTCAGGAAGATGACCCGTTTGCCGGACGGGATCGGTGGGGTCTGTGTGGAGGCCCGGACACCGGCGACGAGCACCTTCTGCCCGGGGACCATCGCGCGCAGTTGCCGTGCGTCGGTCGCGCCGAGCTCGTTGAGGAGCCGGTGGTGGTGGTCCATGAGGTGGTGGGTGACGTCGATCTGGAGCGTCTCCAGCTCCGCGTCGAGCTTGTCTCGGCTGGTCATCTCCGGCAGTCCGCTCGGCTCGGCGGACACCAGTTCCCCACCGAGGGGTAGCTGACCGTCGGTGGCGGCCCGGGCGCGAGACTGCCGGTGCAGCTCGACAGCCTGCAGCAGCAGATCCCGCCGCGTGAGGCCGCCCGTGAGCCCGTCGAGTGCGCCGACACGGATCAGGTGCTGCGCGGTCGGCAGGGACGGACGGGCGCGCTGCCACAGGTCCTGCAGACCGGCATACGGCTGCCCGCCGACGAGCCGGCCGACTTCCGCTTCGCTGATGCCCTTCACGGTGCTGAACGCGAGGCGTACCCCCCAGCCGTGGTCGGTCTGTTCGGCGCTGTGCTGGGCGCGGGAGTGGTTGACGTCGACGGGCAGGATCGGCACGCCGTGGCGGCGGGCGTCGGAGACGAGGACGCGGCGCGGCCACATCCCGGGGTCGTGTTCCAGCAGTCCGGCGTACAGGAACGCTGGATACCGGGCTTTCAGGAAGGCGCTCTGGAGTGCGGGAACGGCGAAGGCGACGGCGTGGGCGCGGCAGAAGCCGTACGCGCCGAACTGGGAGACGGTCTCCCACACCTCATCCAGCACCGTGGTGCTGTACCCGCGCTCGCCCGCGGTGCGCCTGAACCAGGCTTCGACCTTCGGCATCCGTTCGGGGTTCGCGAGGGCGCGGCGGGCGACGTCGCCTGCGGCCCGGTCGCAGCCAGTCATCTTGGACAGGATCGCGATGATCTGCTCGTGCCAGATCACCACGCCGTAGGTGTCGTTGAGGATCGGCTCCAGGTCTGGGTGCGGGTAGTGGGGCTCGGCGCCGTGCCGGGCTGCGATGAACAGGGCGGGCATGCCCCCGGACACCGGCCCGGGCCGGAACAGGGAGATGTCGGCGATCACGTCATCCATGTGGCGTGGCTGCAGTCTTCCCACCAGGTCTTGTTGACCAGGGGACTCGAGTTGGAACAGGCCCACGGTGTCGGAGGCCTGGATGAGTTCGAACGCCAGGCGGTCGTTGAGGTCGACGTGGTCGGGGTTGTCGAGATCGAGTTGCTGGCCGGTGGTGCGGTGGATCTCCGTGACTGCATGGGCCATCGCGCTCTGCATCCGGACGCCCAGGACATCCAGTTTCAGGAGGCCGAAGCCCTCCAGTTCGATGTCGTCCTTGTCGGCCTGCACCATCAGGTAGCCGGCTGGCGTCGGCTGTACTGGGAGCCGGTCCAGGAGCGAACTGTTCGACAGGATCACCCCGCACGGGTGCATCGCGTAGCCGCGGGGCAGCGCGTCCAGGCCCTCGGCGAGTTCCCACAGCGGGCCGAACTGATCTGCTCGGGCAGCGAGTTGCCGCAGTTCCGGCAGCTCCGCCAGGGCGGAGCGGATATCGCGGGCCCGGATGTGCGGAAAGCTCTTCGCGACCTCGTTCACGACCTGGGGCGGCAGGCCTAGGGCGAGCCCGGTGTCCCGCAGGGCGTGCCGGGCCCGGTAGGTCTCGGGCATGCCGGTGACCGCGGTCCGCTCCGGCCCGAACCGGTCGATGATCGCGTCATACACCTCCAGGCGCCGCGCGGACTCCACATCCAGATCGATGTCCGGCAGCGACGTCCGGCGCTCGCTGAGGAACCGTTCGAACAACAGCCGGTACCGCAGCGGATTGGCTGTGGCGACGAACAGTGCGTGGTTGACCATCGAGCCGGCCCCGGAGCCGCGCGCAGCCACCCGGATCCCCAGGGCCCGGGTGTCGGCCACCACCTGTGCGACGGCCAGGAAGTACGGCTCGAAGCCGAGGCGGCCGATGACGTCGAGTTCGTAGTCGAGCTGCCGCACTGCAGGCTCGTCCCTGTCGAGGCCGCGGGCGACCATCCCGGCCTCACAGCGCTGCCGCAGCAGCCGCATTGCCGAATCCCGCTCACTGCCGGCGCCGACGACGGAGGGCTCGGGGAAGTGCGGTCTGCCCAGGCCGAGGTCGGCCGGAGTCAGGGCACAGGACTGCCCCGTGGTCTCTGTTTCGGCCAGCAGCCGGGCGGCGCCTGACCGGCCGGTACCGGCGGCCTCCGCGACACGCTCGGCGGCCGCGGCCATGGCAGTCGGGTCCTTCATCCACCGCTCGCCGCCGTCCAGGTGCCGGCGGTCTACGGGCCGCAGCAGCCGCGCCGCATCGAGCACATCGGCCAGCCGGTGCTGCGTGGGGTCGGCGTAGCGGACCGCGTTCGTCAGCACCGCGCGCACGCCCAGCTCACCGGCCAGGCCCACCGTGCGCGCGGCCAGCCGCAGCGACCCCGGACCCGTCCCCTGCAGGCCCAGATACACCGCCTCCAGCCGCAGTCTCTCGTCAGCCAGTTCCCGCCACGGTGCGAGCAGCTGCTCGGCCACGTCGGGACGGCCCGCGGACAGAGCCCGCACCGGTTCGGAGGAAGGGCCGAGCAGTACCACCAGGTCGCGGTCGGCGTACTCACGCAGCACCGGCCACGACACGACCGGCAGACCGCCGTCAGCCTCGGCGTGCGCGGCGGACACCAGACGGCACAGCCGCGCCCACCCCGCCAGATTCTGCGCGAGCAGCGTGACCCGCAGCAGCGGCTCCACGACATGCGCGCCGCCCCGTACCGGTGTGCGCGCACGGGCGGTCTGCGGGGCGGGCGTACGGAGTGGGGCGACGGCGACGTCGACACCGAAGACGGGCCGGATACCGGCGGCCGCGGCGGCCTTGGCGAAGCGCACAGTCCCGGCGACCGTGTCGCGGTCGGTCAGCGCGAGCGTCGTCATCCCACGCTCGACCGCACGCTGGACCAGGACGTGAGGGAGGGCGGCGCCGTAGCGGGCGGAGTAGCCGGACGCGACGTGCAGATGAGTAAATCCACAGCTCACGCACCTCCTGCATCTCGCCAGCCCCCTCCCTTCCAGGTTCGCACCATAACTCGAAATCGCACAAGCGTGCGAATGGGTGATTCGGTCATCCCGCCACACTGGTTGCCTCCCCCGAGGCGGGACAGGCCCTGAATTCAGCCTCGGACCGCACCCCTATGACACGCATCACAGGCTGCTGATACGCGTTCGGTCAGAGGTCCTCGAAGCTGTGCCGGCCGCTGGGCACCGGCCGGGGGGGCGGGTCAGGCGCCGCGGCGCCGGGCCAGCTTCTTCGTGGCCGCGGTCTTCTTCGCAGCCCTCTTGGCGGGGGCCTTCTTCGCGGTCTTCGTAGCCGCGGTCTTCTTCTTCGGCTTCGGCTTGGACTCGGGCATCTCGTGGATCTCGGCGTCCCCGCTGTCGTCGCCGCGCGCGGCCTGCGCCTTACGGACGCTCTCCTGCAGGGCCGCCATCAGGTCCAGCACCTGCCCGCCCTGCTCCTCGTCTCCCGTGCGGGGCTCCGGCGGCCGCCGGCCCTCGGCTTTCGCCTCGATGACTGCTTCAAGGGCCTCGCGGTAGGTGTCCCGGTAGCCGGAGATGTCGTCCGTCGTCATCGAGTCGATCAGTTGCACGGCCTCGTCGATCTCCGAGTCCGTGACCTCGGGCTCCTTGGGGGCGAGCTCGGCGGGGTCGCGGATCTCGTCGTCCCACTTCAGCACGTGCGCGACCAGAACCCCGTCCCGCACCCGCAACAGCACCAGCCGTTCCCGCCCGTGCCACGCCAGCTTCGCGACGGCCACCTTCGTATTGCGGGCCAACGCCTTCGCGATCAAGGCATACGGTTTCGCCGCGACCTGACCGTCGCCTTGCAGGAAGTAGCTGTCCCCGCTGAGCCGGACCGGGTCGATCGAGGCAGCCGGCACGAACGCGACGATCTCGATGGCCTTCGGGGTCGGGAGCGGCATCTCCTCCAGTTCCGCGTCCGTGACCGCGACCAGCGTGTCCTTGGCGACCTCGAAGCCCTTGCCGATCTCGCCCGCGGACACCTCCCGGTCCTCCGCCTCGCAGTACTTGCGCACCCGCACCCGGCCCATGTCCTCGGTATGGACCTGGTGGAAGTGGACCGAACGATCGTCGGTGGCACTGACCAGCTTCACGGGGATGGTCACCAGCCCGAAGCTGATGGCACCGCTCCACAAGGGTCGGGGCATGACGGACCTCCATGACAGCCCCGAGCCCCCACCAGCGTAGGAGCCGGGCCCCGAGTCTGCTTCCCGAAGCGCCCAGCGAGCAGCACGGCTGCGGCCGTCGCAGGCTGGACGGGTGGACTGGCCCGTCTCCGTTGCCCTCGCACAGCCTGTTCCGGCACTGCCGACCGGAACGGGGTGGGTCTTCGAGATGAAGGTCGACGGCCACCGCACGCTCATGTGGCGGACCGATGGAGGAGTGCGGCTGCAGGCCCGCTCAGGACGTGACGTCACCGCGGTGTGGGGCGACCTCGCCCTCGCCGGCCTGCCGCTCCCGACCGGGACCGTCCTCGATGGGGAGGCCGTCATCGCCACCGAAGACGGCCGGATCAGCTTCGAAGCCGCACAGGCCCGGGCCGCATCCTCACCATCCCGAGCCCGCCTCCTGGCCAGCCGGCGCCCCGCGCACTACATCGTCTGGGACGCCCTGCAGCTGCCCCCGCCCTTCGGAGACGTTCGTGCGCGTCCGTACCGCGAACGGCGCGCAGCCCTCCTCGATGTTCTGTCCGGACTGCCCGCCAACTCGCCGATCCAGGCCGTGTCCGCCACCAGCGACCGGCACACGGCGCTCACCTGGTACAACACCCTCCAGGACCAGGGTGTCGAGGGGCTCGTCGCGAAACACGCCGCCTCCCCATACCGCGCCGGCCGCAGCGGCGCGTGGCAGAAGATCCGACACGCGGAAACCATCGACGCCCACGTCGTCGGCTACACCGGACCAGCCACACGGCCCCGCACCCTGGCCGTCCGACTCCCCGACGGACGCACCGCACTGACCCAGAGACTCACCACGCCGCTCGCCGCGCGGATCGGCCCGCTCCTGGCCGCCGTCGGGCCAGGACCGACGGGGCACAGCAGCGCCGGGCAGCCCTACACCGCCGTTCCCCACGGAATAGCTGTCGTCGAAATCGCGGCGGGAACCACCCGGCACGCCGTCGTGACCGCGACCCGACTCCGCGGCCGGTGAACCAGCGCGTCGACACGTGGGGCGTGAGGATCCGAACGCAATGGTGCCGGTGGCCACCCGGCCACCGGCACCACTACGAGAACCGTGAAGCGCCTCTCAACACCTGCTGGAGAGGGCCGAACAGGTCACCGAGGGACCGACGTTGGCCGGACCGGGCGGGCTCGCCTGGCTGACCACCAGGGCGATCCCCACCAGGACCCCCACAGCCGTGACGATGCCAACGCCTGCTGCGATCGCCTTGCCGAGGTCGCCCCTGGGCGGAATGGCGGTGCTGCCCTTCTTTGAGTGGAGGTACACGGCGACCGCCGCGCCCCCGCTGAGGACAAGGATGAGGAGAATGCTGAGGGTGACGGTGAGCGTGATCATCAGAAGCCCGGTGTCTCCGCAATTTCGATACCGCCGATGCCGGGCGCTCCGGGCCGCGGACTGTTTTCCCTGGTCGTGGGGTCTGTCGTAGGCATCCTGTAGCTTCAATGACAGTCAAGGGTTCCTCCTACTGCGAGTACAAGGGTGTCGGGGGACTTGAGACGCACAGAGAGCCCTGGGATGCGGCAGCCGCCAAGCAAAGTCCGCGTTTCCAGGGCTCTTTGACGTGCATCGATGAGTCCTGACGCATACGACGCTACCGGCAGGGTCCGACAACGGGCCGTCGGTGCCGGGTACGACACCGCCGAGGACCGCCCATGCCCGGGACGGCACCGGAAAACAGGTGGGCATCAGCGCTGCCATCGCGCCGCGCGGAGGGACGACGGGGCCGTGCGCGGCTGTTCAGAGCACAGGCCTGCCTCACCCCATTTCACTCCCGGCCGGGGGCCTTCCAGGGACGTGGCGCGCGGGAGATGGTCCGGCATCCGCGCCGAGCGGAACGGACCTGGCAGCCACGCACACGGCGTTGGCCGCCAGGGTGACCAGGTAAGCAGCCTGCGGACCTGCTGGCTTTGTACACGAGTAGCGACGTCGTTTTGGCGCGACCTTGGGAGTCG is a window of Streptomyces sp. NBC_01571 DNA encoding:
- a CDS encoding DNA polymerase III subunit alpha; its protein translation is MSCGFTHLHVASGYSARYGAALPHVLVQRAVERGMTTLALTDRDTVAGTVRFAKAAAAAGIRPVFGVDVAVAPLRTPAPQTARARTPVRGGAHVVEPLLRVTLLAQNLAGWARLCRLVSAAHAEADGGLPVVSWPVLREYADRDLVVLLGPSSEPVRALSAGRPDVAEQLLAPWRELADERLRLEAVYLGLQGTGPGSLRLAARTVGLAGELGVRAVLTNAVRYADPTQHRLADVLDAARLLRPVDRRHLDGGERWMKDPTAMAAAAERVAEAAGTGRSGAARLLAETETTGQSCALTPADLGLGRPHFPEPSVVGAGSERDSAMRLLRQRCEAGMVARGLDRDEPAVRQLDYELDVIGRLGFEPYFLAVAQVVADTRALGIRVAARGSGAGSMVNHALFVATANPLRYRLLFERFLSERRTSLPDIDLDVESARRLEVYDAIIDRFGPERTAVTGMPETYRARHALRDTGLALGLPPQVVNEVAKSFPHIRARDIRSALAELPELRQLAARADQFGPLWELAEGLDALPRGYAMHPCGVILSNSSLLDRLPVQPTPAGYLMVQADKDDIELEGFGLLKLDVLGVRMQSAMAHAVTEIHRTTGQQLDLDNPDHVDLNDRLAFELIQASDTVGLFQLESPGQQDLVGRLQPRHMDDVIADISLFRPGPVSGGMPALFIAARHGAEPHYPHPDLEPILNDTYGVVIWHEQIIAILSKMTGCDRAAGDVARRALANPERMPKVEAWFRRTAGERGYSTTVLDEVWETVSQFGAYGFCRAHAVAFAVPALQSAFLKARYPAFLYAGLLEHDPGMWPRRVLVSDARRHGVPILPVDVNHSRAQHSAEQTDHGWGVRLAFSTVKGISEAEVGRLVGGQPYAGLQDLWQRARPSLPTAQHLIRVGALDGLTGGLTRRDLLLQAVELHRQSRARAATDGQLPLGGELVSAEPSGLPEMTSRDKLDAELETLQIDVTHHLMDHHHRLLNELGATDARQLRAMVPGQKVLVAGVRASTQTPPIPSGKRVIFLTLEDGAGLIDLAFFEDSHEQVAHTVFHSGLLLVRGTVEARGPRRTVVGEMAWNLEEVAAARRDHGPQAALDLLGRTNPSPTPAGTAAPQRTLQDGTAGARLHPYADLQPAGTRSADLRRLGHRSPGSAG
- a CDS encoding Ku protein; the protein is MPRPLWSGAISFGLVTIPVKLVSATDDRSVHFHQVHTEDMGRVRVRKYCEAEDREVSAGEIGKGFEVAKDTLVAVTDAELEEMPLPTPKAIEIVAFVPAASIDPVRLSGDSYFLQGDGQVAAKPYALIAKALARNTKVAVAKLAWHGRERLVLLRVRDGVLVAHVLKWDDEIRDPAELAPKEPEVTDSEIDEAVQLIDSMTTDDISGYRDTYREALEAVIEAKAEGRRPPEPRTGDEEQGGQVLDLMAALQESVRKAQAARGDDSGDAEIHEMPESKPKPKKKTAATKTAKKAPAKRAAKKTAATKKLARRRGA
- a CDS encoding DNA ligase codes for the protein MDWPVSVALAQPVPALPTGTGWVFEMKVDGHRTLMWRTDGGVRLQARSGRDVTAVWGDLALAGLPLPTGTVLDGEAVIATEDGRISFEAAQARAASSPSRARLLASRRPAHYIVWDALQLPPPFGDVRARPYRERRAALLDVLSGLPANSPIQAVSATSDRHTALTWYNTLQDQGVEGLVAKHAASPYRAGRSGAWQKIRHAETIDAHVVGYTGPATRPRTLAVRLPDGRTALTQRLTTPLAARIGPLLAAVGPGPTGHSSAGQPYTAVPHGIAVVEIAAGTTRHAVVTATRLRGR